A single genomic interval of Nostoc commune NIES-4072 harbors:
- a CDS encoding DUF4175 domain-containing protein codes for MRTLNQQMRTPNQQMRSPNQQMRSPNQQMRTPNQQMRTPNQQMRTPNQQMRTPNQQMQTLNQQMQTLNQQMQTLNQQMQTLNQQMQTLNQQMRSPL; via the coding sequence ATGCGAACGCTAAATCAGCAAATGCGAACCCCAAATCAACAAATGCGATCGCCAAATCAACAAATGCGATCGCCAAATCAACAAATGCGAACTCCAAATCAACAAATGCGAACTCCAAATCAACAAATGCGAACTCCAAATCAACAAATGCGAACTCCAAATCAACAAATGCAAACGCTAAATCAACAAATGCAAACGCTAAATCAACAAATGCAAACGCTAAATCAACAAATGCAAACGCTAAATCAACAAATGCAAACGCTAAATCAACAAATGCGATCGCCTTTATAA
- a CDS encoding MFS transporter — MFPTEPAAVNNGFSALLKNRGFMLLWIGQLVSQLADKVFFVLMIALLENYSPLPGLAQNSMYSTLMLSFTIPAILFGSAGGIFVDRLPKKLIMVGSDIVRGILTLCLPLLPRQFLILLILTFAISTVTQFFAPAEQAAIPLLVKRENLLAANALFSSTMMGALIVGFAIGEPILSLAKSLMGEQYGQEIVVGGLYILSAAIMQPIKFKEPKSKEHQASNHLWAEFTESLRYLKKNPLILNAMLQLTTLYCVFAALTVLTIQLAEEFGLKEKQFGFFLAAAGVGMVFGAAILGHWGDKLHHKPLPLIGFLIIALVLGVFTFTHNLLLALGLCAFLGVGASLIGVPMQTLIQQQTPPNMHGKVFGFQNHAVNIALALPLAITGPLTDALGLRTVLVAMSIVVVVVGVWAWQNTRKVLQNVI, encoded by the coding sequence ATGTTTCCAACTGAACCAGCTGCTGTTAATAACGGGTTTAGCGCACTGCTAAAAAACCGTGGTTTTATGCTCCTGTGGATTGGGCAATTGGTATCCCAGTTAGCAGATAAAGTCTTCTTCGTTTTAATGATTGCTCTGCTAGAGAACTACTCACCGCTTCCTGGGTTGGCACAAAACTCAATGTACTCAACCTTGATGCTATCGTTTACAATACCAGCCATTTTATTTGGCTCTGCCGGTGGTATCTTTGTTGACCGTTTGCCAAAAAAGCTGATTATGGTCGGCTCAGATATTGTTCGGGGAATATTGACACTGTGTCTTCCCTTGTTACCTCGACAGTTTCTGATTTTGTTAATCCTGACTTTTGCCATTTCCACAGTGACGCAGTTTTTTGCACCAGCCGAACAAGCAGCCATTCCCTTATTAGTGAAGCGAGAAAATTTGTTGGCAGCCAATGCGCTCTTTAGCAGCACGATGATGGGAGCTTTAATTGTTGGCTTTGCAATAGGAGAGCCAATTTTGAGTTTGGCGAAAAGCTTAATGGGAGAACAATACGGTCAAGAGATTGTAGTTGGTGGATTATACATATTATCAGCTGCGATCATGCAGCCAATTAAGTTTAAAGAACCCAAATCAAAAGAGCATCAAGCATCAAATCACCTTTGGGCTGAATTCACTGAAAGCCTGCGCTATCTAAAGAAAAACCCTTTGATCTTGAACGCTATGCTGCAACTTACAACTTTATATTGTGTGTTTGCAGCCTTAACGGTGCTGACAATTCAATTAGCTGAGGAATTTGGTTTAAAAGAAAAACAGTTTGGCTTTTTCTTGGCAGCAGCAGGCGTGGGTATGGTATTTGGTGCGGCAATTTTAGGTCACTGGGGTGATAAATTACATCACAAACCCCTACCTTTAATTGGATTTTTAATAATTGCGCTAGTTTTAGGGGTGTTTACTTTTACGCACAACTTATTACTGGCGCTAGGACTTTGTGCCTTTTTGGGTGTAGGTGCTTCCTTAATTGGCGTACCCATGCAAACTTTAATTCAACAGCAAACACCACCTAACATGCACGGTAAAGTATTTGGCTTTCAAAATCATGCCGTTAACATCGCTCTGGCGTTACCTCTGGCCATTACTGGGCCATTAACTGATGCTCTGGGCTTGCGAACTGTACTGGTAGCAATGAGTATTGTTGTCGTAGTTGTCGGTGTTTGGGCTTGGCAAAATACCCGCAAAGTCTTGCAAAACGTAATTTAA
- a CDS encoding DUF4351 domain-containing protein, whose product MAYDNTCKYLAEKYPGDFARWLLASDTSDIQVLKTELNLEPIRADSVTFLQIANQILHLEFQTTPKSKTPLDFRMLDYYTRLKREYWCDIEQVLIFLQPTSSEIVFNTQYVDKKTRHEYRVIRLWEEDPTPLLANPALLPLATLARTDSPADLLTQVATAVDMIEETDERQNISACVQVLAGLRFDKSLITQLFREEIMQESVIYQDILQKGEERGKKQEALQLILRQLTRRFAAIEPEIEQQIRTLSITQLEELAEALLDFSSQSDLVNYLGNISLPQPNQED is encoded by the coding sequence TTGGCCTACGATAACACTTGCAAATACCTTGCCGAAAAATACCCTGGTGACTTTGCCAGATGGTTACTTGCATCTGACACCTCAGATATCCAAGTACTCAAAACCGAACTCAACCTCGAACCCATTCGCGCTGATTCGGTGACATTCCTGCAAATCGCCAACCAAATCTTGCATTTAGAGTTTCAAACGACACCAAAATCCAAAACCCCACTTGATTTTCGGATGCTGGATTACTACACCAGATTAAAGCGAGAATACTGGTGTGATATTGAGCAGGTGTTGATTTTCTTACAACCCACCTCCTCAGAAATTGTTTTTAATACCCAGTATGTAGATAAAAAAACCAGACATGAGTATCGAGTGATTCGTTTATGGGAAGAAGATCCCACACCACTGCTAGCTAACCCTGCACTTTTACCACTGGCGACATTAGCCAGAACCGACTCACCCGCAGACTTGTTAACTCAAGTCGCTACTGCTGTCGATATGATTGAAGAAACAGACGAGCGACAAAATATATCAGCTTGTGTACAAGTTTTAGCTGGTTTGCGGTTTGATAAAAGTTTGATTACACAGCTTTTCAGAGAGGAAATTATGCAAGAATCTGTGATTTACCAAGACATTCTGCAAAAGGGAGAAGAACGAGGAAAGAAACAGGAAGCGCTACAACTGATTTTGCGTCAGTTAACACGTCGGTTTGCTGCAATTGAGCCAGAGATAGAACAGCAGATTCGCACATTATCCATAACTCAACTAGAAGAGTTAGCTGAGGCGCTGTTAGATTTCTCCAGTCAAAGCGATTTAGTGAATTACTTAGGAAATATTTCTTTACCTCAACCTAATCAGGAAGATTAA
- a CDS encoding tellurite resistance TerB family protein — MSKRKLPKGRSVSSVALEPEVAIAILGLFSAAADGEGISSTEEYALSEFLGRVGLFEDYSEEDFEELTEKVVSLIEEEEPEDLIAQSIESLPNRNYREAAYITAILVVGIDEEVPEHEQDYISELQEALKISDERAQELIDGVFGEEEDEDEDEEEEEE, encoded by the coding sequence ATGTCTAAACGCAAATTGCCCAAAGGCCGTAGTGTTAGTTCAGTTGCTCTAGAACCAGAAGTTGCGATCGCCATTCTTGGACTGTTTTCCGCAGCTGCTGACGGTGAAGGTATTTCTTCAACAGAAGAATATGCTTTAAGTGAATTTCTCGGTCGGGTTGGCTTATTTGAAGATTACTCTGAAGAAGACTTTGAAGAATTGACCGAAAAAGTCGTCAGCTTGATTGAAGAAGAAGAACCAGAAGATTTAATCGCCCAGTCTATCGAATCCTTACCCAACAGAAATTATCGTGAAGCTGCATACATCACAGCTATATTAGTGGTAGGCATTGACGAAGAAGTTCCCGAACACGAACAAGATTATATTTCTGAGCTTCAAGAAGCCTTAAAAATTTCAGACGAACGCGCCCAAGAACTTATTGACGGAGTATTCGGAGAAGAAGAAGACGAAGACGAAGACGAAGAAGAGGAAGAGGAGTAA
- the dacB gene encoding D-alanyl-D-alanine carboxypeptidase/D-alanyl-D-alanine endopeptidase: MKLKAFNQPLGVLLIFLTSQIGFSFIAKAQTQVAPTTTRKSICSNQLGTAIDAVINRPLFSRVRWGILVQPLSTGPILYSRDAQKYFTPASNLKLLTTAAALQQLGANFRIRTSIYQNGNGVLRVVGRGDPSLSDTQLQTLAQQLKQKGITQIQRLIADDSYIQGDIVNPTWQWEDVQSDYGAPVSSFILNQNIFSLKLVPQAVGKSLQVVWIDPGEARQWRTINQSVTVAQNQPTYVNVTRELSGTVLRIQGQLTTNSEPSLIDLPVVDPNYYFLRRFRAALATEKIPLEQISVANGGVNQQEIAFVESPPLSELLMETLQNSNNLYAEALLRALAIEKPKLKNQTSADVGLEVVKASLTKLGVDPANYILVDGSGLSRRNLVTPEAFVQTLRGIARTPTAYIYRASLPVAGKSGTLKDRFQDTPAEGIVQAKTGTLTGVVSLSGYMNAPNYEPLVFSILVNQSEQPATVVRQAIDEIVVLLTQLQRC; this comes from the coding sequence GTGAAACTTAAGGCTTTCAATCAACCACTGGGTGTTTTGTTAATATTTTTGACTAGCCAGATAGGATTTAGTTTTATTGCGAAAGCACAAACCCAAGTCGCGCCAACAACCACTAGAAAATCAATTTGCTCTAACCAACTGGGAACAGCTATAGATGCTGTAATCAATCGTCCCTTATTTAGTCGGGTGCGTTGGGGAATTTTGGTACAACCTCTGTCAACAGGGCCAATTCTTTACAGTCGGGATGCTCAGAAATATTTTACTCCCGCCTCTAACCTCAAATTGCTAACAACAGCAGCTGCATTACAGCAATTGGGTGCTAATTTTCGGATTCGCACCTCTATTTATCAGAATGGCAATGGTGTTTTACGTGTTGTCGGTAGGGGAGATCCCAGCTTAAGTGATACTCAACTGCAAACATTAGCACAGCAGCTAAAACAAAAAGGTATTACTCAAATTCAGCGATTGATAGCTGATGATAGTTATATTCAAGGTGATATTGTTAACCCCACCTGGCAATGGGAAGATGTGCAGTCAGACTATGGCGCACCAGTTAGCAGCTTTATTCTAAATCAAAATATTTTTAGCTTAAAACTTGTACCGCAAGCTGTAGGTAAATCTTTACAAGTGGTGTGGATTGATCCTGGCGAAGCAAGACAGTGGCGAACAATTAATCAGTCAGTAACCGTTGCCCAAAATCAACCAACCTACGTCAATGTTACCCGCGAATTATCAGGAACAGTATTACGAATTCAAGGACAACTGACAACGAATTCTGAACCATCTTTAATAGATTTGCCTGTAGTTGACCCTAATTATTACTTCTTACGGCGCTTCCGTGCAGCTTTGGCAACAGAAAAAATTCCTTTAGAACAAATATCAGTAGCAAATGGCGGTGTCAATCAACAGGAAATAGCATTTGTAGAGTCGCCACCTTTATCTGAATTATTAATGGAAACTCTTCAAAATAGTAATAATCTTTATGCTGAAGCACTGTTGAGAGCATTAGCTATAGAAAAACCCAAACTGAAAAATCAAACTAGCGCTGATGTCGGTTTGGAAGTTGTCAAAGCCAGTTTAACTAAATTGGGAGTTGATCCAGCAAATTATATTTTAGTAGATGGTTCGGGTTTATCACGGCGTAACTTAGTGACACCAGAAGCTTTTGTCCAAACTTTGCGAGGAATCGCAAGAACACCAACAGCATATATATATCGCGCATCTTTACCCGTAGCTGGTAAAAGTGGAACCTTAAAAGACCGCTTTCAAGATACACCTGCTGAGGGAATTGTCCAAGCAAAAACAGGTACGTTAACGGGTGTAGTTTCTTTATCTGGATATATGAATGCGCCTAATTATGAGCCATTAGTTTTTAGTATTCTTGTCAATCAATCAGAACAACCTGCAACAGTTGTGCGGCAGGCCATTGATGAAATTGTTGTGTTGTTAACACAGTTGCAGCGTTGTTAA
- the ilvB gene encoding biosynthetic-type acetolactate synthase large subunit: MRSQSVSAGELLSQITLPQTENHKQSRASSPPAVPKRASGGFALLDSLHRHGVDYIFGYPGGAILPIYDDLYKVEATGAMKHILVRHEQGAAHAADGYARATGKVGVCFGTSGPGATNLVTGIATAYMDSIPMIVVTGQVARPSIGTDAFQETDIYGITLPIVKHSYVVRDPKDMARIVAEAFHIASSGRPGPVLIDVPKDVALEEFDYVPVKPGSVKLRGYRPTVKGNPRQINAAIQLITESRRPLLYVGGGAIAASAHEEIKELAELFNIPVTTTLMGIGAFDEHHPLALGMLGMHGTAYANFAVSDCDLLICVGARFDDRVTGKLDEFASRAKVIHIDIDPAEVGKNRIPEVPIVGDVRNVLVDLLRRCKETGVKATPNQNQEWLNLVNRWRDEYPLIVPQHPDSISPQEVIVEVNNQAPNAFYTTDVGQHQMWAAQFLKNGPRRWISSAGLGTMGFGLPAAMGAKVAFPDEEVICISGDASFQMCLQELGTLAQYGINVKTIIINNGWQGMVRQWQQAFYGERYSCSNMEVGMPDVELLAKAYGIKGMVISDRSQLKDAIAEMLAHKGPVILNVHVTRDENCYPMVAPGKSNAQMVGLQKQPPKAAAEPVYCSNCNAKNAPTHNFCAECGTKL, translated from the coding sequence GTGCGTTCACAAAGTGTCTCCGCAGGAGAATTGCTTTCCCAAATCACTCTGCCACAAACCGAGAATCACAAACAGTCTCGTGCTTCTAGCCCCCCAGCCGTCCCCAAACGTGCATCTGGCGGTTTTGCTCTGCTTGACAGCCTTCATCGCCACGGCGTTGATTATATCTTTGGTTATCCTGGTGGAGCAATTTTACCAATTTACGACGACCTGTATAAGGTGGAAGCAACTGGTGCTATGAAGCACATTCTCGTGAGACACGAACAAGGCGCAGCCCACGCCGCAGATGGTTACGCCCGTGCGACTGGGAAAGTAGGAGTATGCTTTGGCACTTCTGGCCCAGGAGCAACTAACTTGGTCACAGGCATCGCCACCGCCTACATGGATTCAATCCCGATGATTGTTGTCACGGGACAGGTAGCACGGCCGTCAATTGGTACAGATGCGTTTCAGGAAACCGATATTTACGGGATTACGCTACCAATCGTCAAGCATTCTTATGTAGTGCGCGATCCTAAAGATATGGCGCGAATTGTCGCCGAAGCCTTCCACATCGCTAGCAGTGGGCGACCGGGGCCAGTTTTGATTGATGTCCCCAAAGATGTAGCTTTAGAAGAATTTGACTATGTGCCTGTAAAACCAGGTTCAGTGAAGTTACGCGGTTATCGTCCCACGGTAAAGGGAAATCCCCGGCAAATTAATGCCGCAATTCAGTTGATTACTGAAAGCCGCCGTCCTCTACTGTATGTCGGTGGTGGTGCGATCGCAGCTAGTGCCCATGAAGAAATCAAAGAACTAGCTGAATTATTCAACATCCCTGTCACCACAACCTTAATGGGGATCGGTGCATTTGACGAACATCATCCCCTCGCTTTGGGAATGTTGGGGATGCACGGCACTGCTTACGCTAACTTTGCCGTTAGCGATTGTGACTTGTTGATTTGCGTTGGCGCTAGATTTGACGATCGCGTTACAGGTAAATTAGACGAATTCGCCTCCCGCGCCAAAGTAATTCACATCGACATCGATCCCGCAGAAGTCGGCAAAAACCGCATTCCTGAAGTGCCCATCGTCGGCGATGTGCGGAACGTGTTAGTAGACTTGTTACGTCGCTGCAAAGAAACAGGCGTTAAGGCCACCCCTAATCAAAACCAAGAGTGGTTAAATTTAGTTAATCGTTGGCGCGATGAGTATCCTCTCATAGTGCCGCAGCATCCCGACAGCATTTCACCCCAAGAAGTAATTGTAGAAGTCAATAACCAAGCACCCAACGCTTTCTACACCACAGATGTTGGACAGCATCAAATGTGGGCAGCACAATTCCTCAAAAACGGCCCAAGGCGCTGGATTTCTAGTGCTGGTTTGGGAACGATGGGTTTTGGCTTACCTGCGGCAATGGGCGCTAAAGTAGCGTTTCCTGATGAAGAAGTCATCTGTATTAGCGGTGATGCCAGTTTCCAAATGTGTTTGCAGGAACTTGGTACACTTGCACAGTATGGAATAAATGTCAAGACAATAATCATCAATAACGGCTGGCAAGGGATGGTGCGCCAGTGGCAGCAAGCCTTCTACGGTGAGCGTTACTCATGCTCTAACATGGAAGTAGGGATGCCAGACGTAGAGTTATTGGCAAAAGCTTATGGCATTAAGGGTATGGTAATTAGCGATCGCAGTCAATTAAAAGATGCGATCGCCGAAATGCTAGCACACAAAGGCCCAGTAATCTTGAATGTCCACGTCACCAGAGACGAGAACTGCTATCCAATGGTAGCTCCTGGCAAGAGCAACGCTCAAATGGTCGGCTTGCAGAAGCAACCGCCCAAAGCGGCAGCAGAGCCGGTGTATTGTAGTAACTGCAATGCCAAAAATGCTCCTACCCACAACTTCTGCGCTGAGTGTGGGACGAAGCTGTAA
- a CDS encoding GNAT family N-acetyltransferase — MTIRHATETDLPAIVAIYNAAIPSCMATADLEPVSVESRLPWFKARSPSQRPLWVIEVEGVVAGWLSFQSFYGRPAYSKTAEISIYIAPGFHRCGLGRQLLTQAINESPSLGLKTLLCFIFAHNQPSLKLFETFGFQPWGHLPKVAEIDSVERDLVIMGLRITKPVV; from the coding sequence ATGACTATTCGCCATGCAACTGAAACTGACTTGCCTGCAATTGTGGCAATTTATAATGCTGCAATACCTAGTTGCATGGCAACTGCTGATTTAGAGCCAGTATCTGTGGAAAGTCGCCTTCCTTGGTTTAAGGCGCGATCGCCTTCACAACGTCCACTTTGGGTAATTGAAGTAGAGGGAGTAGTTGCTGGATGGCTGAGTTTCCAATCCTTTTATGGACGGCCCGCCTATAGTAAGACTGCCGAAATTAGTATTTACATAGCCCCTGGCTTTCATCGATGTGGTTTAGGACGACAACTATTAACACAAGCAATTAATGAAAGTCCTAGTTTGGGTTTAAAGACTCTCCTATGCTTTATTTTTGCCCACAATCAACCCAGTTTAAAACTTTTTGAAACATTTGGTTTTCAACCTTGGGGACATTTACCTAAAGTTGCCGAAATTGACAGTGTTGAACGGGATTTAGTAATCATGGGACTCCGAATTACTAAACCTGTTGTTTAA